A genomic window from Micromonospora sp. WMMA1947 includes:
- a CDS encoding ATP-binding cassette domain-containing protein: protein MTVTVPGTTGAAAPGDAPAAGLAAHQVSVAYGGQRVLDRVDLHIAPGETVGLRGPSGSGKSTLARVLALLHAPDSGHVAIDGRPLGGVRHRLPAELRTRVAVLFQSPRAATDPRLSLADIVAEPLRATGTPREQAAARAAELADLVGLTPDLLTRRPHAVSDGQLQRACLARALVHRPDYLLCDEATAMLDASTQAHVAAVVTDYQRRQGAGVLVITHDPALMARWATRVVDLPAA from the coding sequence ATGACGGTCACGGTTCCCGGCACCACCGGCGCCGCCGCCCCGGGCGACGCGCCGGCCGCCGGGCTCGCCGCGCACCAGGTCTCCGTCGCGTACGGCGGGCAGCGCGTCCTCGACCGGGTCGACCTGCACATCGCCCCCGGTGAGACGGTCGGGCTGCGCGGCCCGTCGGGCAGCGGCAAGTCCACGCTCGCCCGCGTCCTCGCCCTGCTGCACGCCCCGGACAGCGGTCACGTGGCGATCGACGGGCGACCGCTCGGCGGCGTCCGCCACCGCCTGCCGGCGGAACTGCGCACCCGCGTGGCGGTCCTGTTCCAGAGCCCGCGTGCCGCCACCGACCCGCGGCTCAGCCTCGCCGACATCGTCGCCGAGCCGCTACGTGCCACCGGCACACCGCGCGAGCAGGCGGCGGCCCGCGCGGCGGAGCTGGCCGACCTGGTCGGACTGACGCCCGACCTGCTGACCCGCCGCCCGCACGCGGTGAGCGACGGGCAACTGCAACGCGCCTGCCTGGCCCGCGCCCTGGTGCACCGGCCGGACTACCTGCTCTGCGACGAGGCGACAGCGATGCTCGACGCCTCCACCCAGGCGCACGTCGCCGCCGTCGTCACCGACTACCAGCGCCGGCAGGGCGCCGGGGTCCTGGTCATCACCCACGACCCGGCGCTGATGGCCCGCTGGGCCACCCGGGTGGTGGACCTGCCGGCGGCGTGA
- a CDS encoding ABC transporter ATP-binding protein: protein MTAPALLTVDGLTVRFRLRDALVHAVTDLSLTLRPGELLAVVGESGCGKSVLAHALLGLLPRNATVTGHARLHAPGRAEVDLIGAGERHLARHVRGRGVGLVPQSPATALTPVRTGRKLLEETLRAHGHARRDAQAAADRIAADVGLDPADLDRFPHELSGGMAQRLATALALAPDPPVLLADEPTTGLDRPLVDHTLDLLRRRCDTGAAVLLITHDLAAARRVADTVAVMYASRIVEHRPAEALFDDPAHPYTAGLLDALPDRAFVPVPGHPPALTDLPGGCAFAPRCARATDTCATVPRLDAEGAGRVACHHPLREEVPA from the coding sequence GTGACCGCCCCGGCGCTGCTGACAGTCGACGGGCTGACCGTCCGCTTCCGGCTGCGCGACGCGCTCGTGCACGCCGTCACCGACCTGAGCCTCACGCTGCGGCCCGGCGAGCTGCTGGCGGTGGTCGGCGAGTCCGGGTGCGGCAAGTCCGTCCTCGCGCACGCCCTGCTCGGCCTGCTGCCCCGCAACGCCACGGTCACCGGGCATGCCCGCCTGCACGCGCCGGGCCGCGCCGAGGTCGACCTGATCGGCGCGGGGGAGCGGCACCTCGCCCGGCACGTACGCGGCCGGGGCGTCGGCCTGGTCCCGCAGAGTCCCGCCACCGCGCTCACCCCGGTGCGTACCGGGCGGAAGCTGCTGGAGGAGACGCTGCGCGCGCACGGGCACGCCCGCCGCGACGCGCAGGCCGCCGCCGACCGGATCGCCGCCGACGTCGGTCTCGACCCGGCCGACCTGGACCGGTTCCCGCACGAGCTTTCCGGCGGCATGGCCCAGCGGCTCGCCACCGCGCTGGCTCTCGCACCGGACCCGCCGGTGCTGCTCGCCGACGAACCCACCACCGGCCTGGACCGGCCGCTCGTCGATCACACGCTGGACCTGCTGCGCCGCCGCTGCGACACCGGCGCGGCCGTCCTGCTCATCACGCACGACCTGGCCGCCGCGCGCCGCGTCGCGGACACGGTCGCGGTGATGTACGCCAGCCGCATCGTCGAGCATCGCCCGGCCGAGGCGCTGTTCGACGACCCGGCCCACCCGTACACCGCCGGGCTGCTCGACGCGCTGCCCGACCGCGCGTTCGTGCCGGTGCCGGGCCACCCGCCGGCGCTCACCGACCTGCCCGGCGGCTGCGCCTTCGCCCCGCGTTGCGCCCGCGCCACCGACACCTGCGCGACAGTGCCCCGTCTCGACGCCGAGGGCGCGGGCCGGGTCGCCTGCCACCACCCGCTGCGCGAGGAGGTACCGGCATGA
- a CDS encoding ABC transporter permease, which produces MTDLALPARVRRLRRPGNVGTTVAVVVLAGVVAAALLAPLLWPLDQSAVDLSRTRLAPSPEHLAGTDDLGRDVALRSLYGLRVSLLVGAVAALVAAVIGGLVGAVAGSAGGWVDRALMRVVDTVAALPHLLLGIFIVAMLRPSLGAVIASIALTHWLSTARIVRSELLSLRNRPFVDAAISGGAGRVRVLTRHLLPHVLPRLALATTLMVPHAVWHETALSFLGLGLPPHLASIGNMINDGQRSLLTGAWWASIVPGLLLVAATLALAVLTGRWRDRLDPRVRAELHL; this is translated from the coding sequence ATGACTGACCTCGCCCTTCCCGCGCGCGTCCGGCGCCTGCGCCGCCCCGGCAATGTGGGCACGACCGTCGCCGTCGTCGTGCTCGCCGGTGTCGTCGCTGCCGCGCTGCTCGCCCCGCTCCTGTGGCCACTTGACCAGAGCGCCGTCGACCTCTCCCGTACCCGCCTCGCGCCCTCGCCGGAGCACCTGGCCGGCACCGACGACCTCGGCCGCGACGTGGCTCTGCGCAGCCTCTACGGCCTGCGCGTCTCGTTGCTCGTCGGCGCGGTCGCCGCGCTCGTCGCGGCGGTCATCGGCGGCCTGGTCGGCGCCGTCGCCGGCAGCGCCGGCGGCTGGGTCGACCGGGCGCTCATGCGCGTCGTGGACACCGTCGCCGCGCTGCCGCACCTGCTGCTGGGCATCTTCATCGTGGCGATGCTGCGGCCCAGCCTCGGCGCGGTGATCGCATCCATCGCGCTGACGCACTGGCTGTCCACCGCCCGGATCGTCCGCTCCGAGCTGCTCAGCCTGCGCAACCGGCCGTTCGTCGACGCCGCGATCTCCGGCGGTGCCGGGCGGGTCCGGGTGCTGACCCGGCACCTGCTGCCGCACGTGCTGCCGCGCCTGGCGCTGGCGACCACGCTGATGGTGCCGCACGCCGTCTGGCACGAGACCGCGCTGTCGTTCCTCGGCCTGGGCCTGCCGCCGCACCTCGCCTCGATCGGCAACATGATCAACGACGGGCAGCGGTCGCTGCTCACCGGCGCCTGGTGGGCCAGCATCGTCCCCGGCCTCCTGCTCGTGGCGGCCACGCTGGCGCTCGCCGTGCTCACCGGCCGGTGGCGTGACCGCCTCGACCCACGCGTACGGGCGGAGCTGCACCTGTGA
- a CDS encoding ABC transporter permease, producing the protein MERAHLDERIVTGRRRLAGAGVVIRRRLLVAVPVLAATSMGMFALGAASPIDPAQQYAGAAAFTTSEENLAQIRANWGVDDPLPVQYARWIGNLLRGDLGWSTSRHEPVTSVLAARAGWTLLLVGTALALVLVASVLLGTLAAYRRGGWFDRALRAVAYAVQSMPVFWIGLAAIAVFALSLGWLPAGGLTDITATGTDPADVARHLVLPVTVLAISQAPWFVLFVRDAVAESLRDDHVLAARARGLPGRVVLFGHALRTALLPFLTLVGTHLPELVGGAVLVETVFSLPGLGAVTVEAALGADFPLLAATTLATTVVVLTANLLTDLAYAAADPRVRLDD; encoded by the coding sequence GTGGAACGTGCACACCTGGACGAAAGAATCGTGACCGGCCGGCGGCGACTGGCCGGGGCGGGCGTCGTGATCCGGCGGCGGCTGCTGGTCGCCGTACCGGTGCTGGCGGCCACCAGCATGGGCATGTTCGCCCTCGGTGCCGCCTCCCCGATCGACCCGGCCCAGCAGTACGCGGGCGCGGCGGCGTTCACCACGAGCGAGGAGAACCTCGCGCAGATCCGCGCCAACTGGGGCGTCGACGACCCGCTGCCGGTGCAGTACGCCCGCTGGATCGGCAACCTGCTGCGCGGCGACCTGGGCTGGTCGACGAGCCGGCACGAGCCGGTCACCTCGGTGCTCGCCGCCCGGGCCGGGTGGACGCTGCTGCTCGTCGGCACCGCGCTCGCCCTGGTGCTGGTGGCGAGCGTCCTGCTGGGCACGCTCGCCGCGTACCGCCGTGGTGGCTGGTTCGACAGGGCGCTGCGCGCCGTCGCGTACGCCGTGCAGTCCATGCCGGTGTTCTGGATCGGCCTCGCGGCGATCGCCGTGTTCGCCCTCAGCCTCGGCTGGCTGCCCGCGGGCGGGCTCACCGACATCACCGCCACCGGCACCGACCCGGCCGACGTGGCGCGGCACCTGGTGCTCCCGGTGACGGTGCTGGCGATCTCCCAGGCGCCGTGGTTCGTCCTGTTCGTCCGTGACGCGGTCGCCGAGAGCCTGCGCGACGACCACGTGCTGGCCGCCCGCGCCCGAGGACTTCCCGGCCGGGTCGTCCTGTTCGGACACGCGCTGCGTACCGCGCTGTTGCCGTTCCTCACCCTGGTCGGCACGCACCTGCCCGAACTCGTCGGCGGCGCGGTCCTGGTGGAGACCGTGTTCTCCCTGCCCGGGCTCGGCGCGGTCACCGTCGAGGCCGCGCTGGGCGCCGACTTCCCGCTGCTCGCGGCCACGACCCTGGCCACCACCGTCGTGGTGCTGACCGCGAACCTGCTCACCGACCTCGCCTACGCCGCCGCCGACCCCCGGGTACGCCTCGATGACTGA
- a CDS encoding ABC transporter substrate-binding protein translates to MAIKPKPVRVAAMLAAALLAVAGCSSPTASTGGTNNAGTLVVATAGEPDTLNPVLNYGVDGASLIFDGLVARDARNELVPALARELPTVSADGKTVTAKLREGVLFHDGSPLTAQDVVFTYQAVLDPGVDSTLRSDLDMLASVAAPDPATVVFTLKYAYAPFLQRLALGIVPAKAFAGQDVNKAAFNREPVGTGPYRFTSWTPGDRLVLAANETYWDGKPANSGVVVAFVADDNVRAQRMRAGEFDAAELAPKLASGFDGRGGYRVHKVPTADYRGVMLPMGHPVTGDLAIRRALNVAVDRQAMVTGVLGGAGEPAFGPVPPTSEYAEPSIAGRPAADVAAATAALDAAGWKPGPDGIRVKDGRQAAFALMYPATDSLRKELALAVTADAKKVGIKVTPEGLTWDAITPRMKNDALIMGYGTPYDPDFVSYKLFSSAFAGQGFFNPGSYRSTVTDAALQDGRDSADPAARKAAYATFQKQLATDVPWVFLTYLQHTYVLKDAVTGVTPRVEPHEHDVANSIWWNVHTWTKES, encoded by the coding sequence GTGGCGATCAAGCCCAAGCCCGTACGCGTGGCCGCGATGCTCGCCGCCGCCCTGCTCGCCGTCGCGGGCTGCTCGTCGCCCACGGCGTCGACCGGCGGAACGAACAACGCCGGGACGCTGGTGGTCGCCACGGCGGGCGAGCCGGACACGCTCAACCCGGTGCTCAACTACGGCGTCGACGGCGCGTCGCTGATCTTCGACGGGCTGGTCGCCCGGGACGCCCGCAACGAACTGGTGCCCGCCCTGGCCCGCGAGCTTCCCACCGTCTCGGCGGACGGGAAGACGGTCACCGCGAAGCTGCGCGAGGGCGTGCTGTTCCACGACGGCAGCCCACTGACCGCCCAGGACGTGGTGTTCACCTACCAGGCGGTGCTCGATCCGGGCGTCGACTCGACGCTGCGCTCCGATCTGGACATGCTCGCCTCTGTCGCCGCGCCCGACCCGGCGACAGTCGTGTTCACCCTGAAGTACGCGTACGCGCCGTTCCTGCAACGGCTGGCGCTGGGGATCGTCCCGGCGAAGGCGTTCGCCGGGCAGGACGTCAACAAGGCCGCGTTCAACCGCGAGCCGGTCGGCACCGGCCCGTACCGGTTCACCTCCTGGACCCCTGGTGACCGGCTCGTGCTCGCGGCGAACGAGACGTACTGGGACGGCAAACCGGCGAACTCCGGCGTGGTGGTGGCGTTCGTCGCCGACGACAACGTGCGGGCCCAGCGGATGCGGGCCGGCGAGTTCGACGCGGCGGAGCTGGCGCCGAAGCTCGCCTCCGGGTTCGACGGCCGGGGCGGCTACCGGGTGCACAAGGTGCCGACCGCCGACTACCGGGGCGTCATGCTGCCGATGGGCCACCCGGTCACCGGCGACCTCGCGATCCGGCGGGCGCTGAACGTCGCCGTGGACCGGCAGGCCATGGTGACGGGGGTGCTCGGCGGTGCGGGCGAGCCCGCGTTCGGGCCGGTGCCGCCCACGTCGGAATACGCGGAGCCGTCGATCGCCGGCCGGCCCGCCGCCGACGTGGCCGCGGCCACCGCCGCGCTGGACGCCGCCGGGTGGAAGCCCGGCCCGGACGGCATCCGCGTCAAGGACGGGCGGCAGGCCGCGTTCGCGCTCATGTACCCGGCCACCGACAGCCTGCGCAAGGAACTCGCGCTGGCCGTCACCGCCGACGCGAAGAAGGTCGGCATCAAGGTCACGCCGGAGGGGCTGACCTGGGACGCGATCACCCCGCGGATGAAGAACGACGCTCTGATCATGGGCTACGGCACCCCGTACGACCCGGACTTCGTCTCCTACAAGCTGTTCAGCTCGGCCTTCGCCGGGCAGGGCTTCTTCAACCCCGGCTCGTACCGGTCCACTGTCACCGATGCCGCGTTGCAGGACGGCCGGGACAGCGCCGACCCGGCCGCCCGCAAGGCCGCGTACGCCACGTTCCAGAAGCAGCTCGCCACCGACGTGCCGTGGGTGTTCCTCACCTACCTCCAGCACACCTACGTGCTGAAGGACGCCGTGACCGGGGTGACGCCGCGGGTCGAGCCGCACGAGCACGACGTCGCCAACAGCATCTGGTGGAACGTGCACACCTGGACGAAAGAATCGTGA
- a CDS encoding PP2C family protein-serine/threonine phosphatase: MEDSEQAVLAGMLQAAEDAAPVQAVEAVTGAIATALDARGVSLLIADLSGRALVRLTHQPAAGGPGRRQGEESAEILPFDGGPYEQALRQQTPRVVPGDGTWTVVAPVTDRGEAIGLLEIDLPDEPDEDAVARIARAAHALAFVVIANRRHTDLFEWGQRTTPFSLSAEIQRRLLPASFTCEGGAFTLSGWLEPAASVGGDTFDYSLARNLLHLSVTDAMGHGVASALTATLGVGSLRNTRRRGGSLIAQAEEANRAVAEHANVRGAYVTAVLGRIDLTTGRCELLNAGHVPPLLVRDGRVLPVELPGNFPLGMFPGESYRSGELALLPGDRLVVVTDGMRERNAADLDLPGELLRLAHLHPREAVRALSDAVLAAAGPVLDDDATLLVIDWYDGHGPRRSTSGADTARVSSDEERSAHRLG, from the coding sequence ATGGAGGACAGCGAGCAGGCGGTGCTGGCCGGGATGTTGCAGGCGGCCGAGGACGCCGCCCCCGTGCAGGCGGTCGAGGCCGTCACCGGCGCCATCGCCACGGCGTTGGACGCGCGCGGCGTCTCGCTGCTGATCGCCGACCTCAGCGGCCGTGCGCTGGTCCGGCTGACCCACCAGCCGGCCGCCGGTGGCCCCGGCCGCCGCCAGGGCGAGGAGTCCGCCGAGATTCTCCCGTTCGACGGCGGGCCCTACGAACAGGCGCTCCGTCAGCAGACTCCCCGGGTCGTCCCCGGCGACGGCACCTGGACCGTCGTGGCACCGGTCACCGACCGCGGAGAGGCCATCGGCCTGCTGGAGATCGACCTGCCCGACGAGCCGGACGAGGACGCGGTGGCCCGGATCGCCCGCGCGGCGCACGCGCTGGCGTTCGTCGTCATCGCCAACCGCCGCCACACCGACCTGTTCGAGTGGGGGCAGCGGACCACCCCGTTCAGCCTCTCCGCCGAGATCCAGCGCCGTCTGCTGCCCGCCTCGTTCACCTGCGAGGGCGGCGCCTTCACCCTCTCCGGCTGGCTGGAGCCCGCCGCCAGCGTCGGCGGGGACACCTTCGACTACAGCCTCGCGCGGAACCTGCTGCACCTCAGCGTCACCGACGCGATGGGCCACGGCGTGGCGAGCGCGCTCACCGCCACCCTCGGCGTGGGCAGCCTGCGCAACACCCGCCGGCGCGGCGGCAGCCTGATCGCCCAGGCCGAGGAGGCGAACCGGGCCGTCGCGGAGCACGCGAACGTACGCGGCGCGTACGTCACCGCCGTGCTGGGCCGCATCGACCTCACCACCGGCCGCTGTGAGCTGCTGAACGCGGGACACGTCCCACCGCTGCTGGTCCGGGACGGCCGGGTCCTGCCCGTGGAACTGCCCGGCAACTTCCCGCTCGGCATGTTCCCCGGCGAGAGCTACCGCAGCGGAGAGCTGGCTCTGCTGCCCGGCGACCGGCTGGTGGTGGTCACCGACGGCATGCGCGAACGCAACGCCGCCGACCTGGACCTGCCCGGGGAACTGCTGCGCCTCGCCCACCTGCATCCCCGCGAGGCGGTGCGGGCGCTGTCCGACGCGGTGCTGGCAGCCGCCGGGCCGGTCCTCGACGACGACGCCACGCTGCTCGTCATCGACTGGTACGACGGCCACGGGCCACGGCGCAGCACCTCCGGCGCCGACACCGCCCGCGTCAGCTCGGACGAGGAACGCTCAGCGCACCGCCTTGGGTGA
- a CDS encoding STAS domain-containing protein, giving the protein MTTRQGRVGPVIEVAGDLDMASAPTLRDRLLEVAETGARTVVVDLTRVGFVDSSGLGALVLVYKNLRERDGWLGLAVVRQSIRNVFSITSVDRVIPLFGTVREAEDGSPKAVR; this is encoded by the coding sequence GTGACGACCAGGCAGGGGCGTGTCGGCCCGGTGATCGAGGTCGCCGGCGATCTGGACATGGCCAGCGCACCGACGTTGCGTGACCGGTTGCTCGAGGTGGCGGAGACCGGTGCCCGGACGGTGGTCGTCGACCTGACCCGGGTCGGGTTCGTGGACTCCAGCGGCCTGGGCGCACTGGTGCTCGTCTACAAGAACCTGCGGGAGCGCGACGGCTGGCTCGGTCTGGCCGTCGTCCGCCAGTCGATCCGCAACGTCTTCTCGATCACCTCGGTGGACCGCGTCATCCCGCTCTTCGGCACGGTACGGGAGGCCGAGGACGGCTCACCCAAGGCGGTGCGCTGA
- a CDS encoding MFS transporter, whose amino-acid sequence MTDVDTGRRVRVLSLAQLANSVGDGAFYACSALFFIRVVGLSPAQVGIALTVGWSTGILAGVPAGQLADRYGARRMTGVFAVATAAALGGFLVIRSFPLFVLLACGYAVCQAGLTASRQALLVGLIEPARRTAVRARLQSVSNAGLAAGAGLGALVLWADSSPAYLSAFALDAASFLAAALLVRRLPEAAAPVPAGPEPGRLAVLRDRPYALITLLNAVMCLNMPLLSLALPLWIAERTDAPASMGAIVLTVNMLCVVLWQVRVARRVTDPGTAARASGHAGWVLLVACGAYAVSGMVGGAWVASAVLLGAALVQVFGEMVQAASGWEVGFTLARPDRQGQYQGFFAMAPQLARMLGPALLTSLLLGWGTPGWLVLGGLFVVAGLAMRPAVRLAERRAAAELRIPAPVRRTGTETTA is encoded by the coding sequence ATGACCGATGTCGACACCGGCCGACGGGTCCGGGTGCTGAGCCTGGCGCAGCTCGCCAACTCGGTGGGCGACGGCGCGTTCTACGCCTGTTCGGCGCTGTTCTTCATCCGGGTGGTCGGGTTGTCCCCGGCGCAGGTCGGGATCGCCCTCACCGTGGGCTGGTCGACGGGCATCCTCGCCGGGGTGCCCGCCGGCCAGTTGGCCGACCGCTACGGCGCACGGCGGATGACGGGCGTCTTCGCGGTCGCGACCGCCGCCGCGCTCGGCGGTTTCCTCGTGATCCGTTCCTTCCCGCTGTTCGTGCTGCTCGCCTGCGGCTACGCCGTCTGCCAGGCCGGGCTCACCGCCAGCCGGCAGGCGCTGCTGGTCGGGCTGATCGAGCCCGCGCGGCGCACGGCGGTACGCGCGCGGTTGCAGTCGGTCTCGAACGCCGGCCTGGCCGCCGGGGCCGGACTGGGCGCGCTCGTGCTCTGGGCGGACTCCAGCCCGGCGTACCTGTCGGCCTTCGCGCTCGACGCGGCGAGCTTCCTGGCCGCCGCCCTGCTGGTGCGTCGGCTGCCCGAGGCGGCGGCGCCGGTCCCGGCCGGACCCGAGCCGGGCCGGCTGGCCGTGCTGCGCGACCGTCCGTACGCGCTGATCACGCTGCTGAACGCGGTGATGTGCCTGAACATGCCGCTGCTCAGCCTGGCGCTGCCACTGTGGATCGCGGAGCGGACCGACGCCCCGGCGTCGATGGGCGCGATCGTGCTCACCGTGAACATGCTGTGCGTGGTGCTGTGGCAGGTCCGGGTGGCCCGCCGGGTGACCGATCCGGGCACGGCGGCCCGGGCCAGCGGGCATGCCGGCTGGGTGCTGCTGGTCGCCTGCGGCGCGTACGCGGTGTCCGGGATGGTCGGCGGCGCGTGGGTGGCCTCGGCGGTGCTGCTCGGCGCGGCCCTGGTGCAGGTGTTCGGCGAGATGGTGCAGGCGGCCAGCGGCTGGGAGGTCGGCTTCACCCTGGCCCGCCCCGACCGGCAGGGGCAGTACCAGGGCTTCTTCGCCATGGCGCCGCAGTTGGCCCGGATGCTCGGCCCGGCGCTGCTGACCTCGCTGCTGCTCGGCTGGGGCACCCCGGGCTGGCTGGTGCTCGGCGGGCTGTTCGTGGTCGCCGGCCTGGCCATGCGGCCGGCGGTACGCCTCGCCGAGCGCCGGGCCGCCGCCGAGCTGCGGATCCCCGCGCCGGTGCGGCGGACCGGCACCGAGACGACGGCGTGA
- a CDS encoding PLP-dependent aminotransferase family protein, whose amino-acid sequence MDVHVSLAGPGDRATRIHRQLLEAVLDGRLRPGDRLPPTRELARRLDVSRNTVAVAYERLAAEGLLTARVGAGTFVADELVARARPRPAPAGGVRPRAFWASAEPAPTAAPRPGHDFRAGTPDTGLFPLATWRRLVAGELRGATIRGGYADPAGHEGLRTAVARYVGLARAVRAAPEDVVVTQGAQQALDLIARVVLEPGDRVAVEDPGYPPARRLFAGHGARVVPVPVDDEGIDVRALPGDARLVYVTPSHQFPLGVRMSPARRAALLDWAATRDAVVVEDDYDTEFRFSARPLDPLQTLDRAGKVVYVGTFSKTLLPMLRLGFLVAPASLRPALLAARQLTDWHGDHTTQAALARFIDSGELPRHIRKATRVYAERRELIDAALRSDLADWLDPVPSTAGLHLCARLRPEAGVDLPAVVARAAEVGVTVREIAGYHAGPPGPAGLVLGYGAVATADVPEGLRLLARSFRG is encoded by the coding sequence GTGGACGTACACGTCAGCCTGGCCGGGCCCGGCGACCGCGCCACCCGGATCCACAGGCAGTTGCTGGAGGCGGTCCTGGACGGCCGCCTGCGGCCCGGCGACCGACTGCCACCGACCCGCGAGCTGGCCCGGCGGCTCGACGTCTCCCGCAACACGGTCGCCGTCGCCTACGAGCGGCTGGCCGCCGAGGGCCTGCTCACCGCCCGGGTCGGCGCGGGCACGTTCGTCGCCGACGAGCTGGTCGCCCGCGCCCGGCCGCGTCCGGCACCGGCCGGTGGGGTACGCCCCCGCGCGTTCTGGGCGTCCGCCGAGCCGGCCCCCACCGCCGCGCCCCGCCCGGGTCACGACTTCCGGGCCGGCACCCCGGACACCGGGCTGTTCCCGCTGGCCACCTGGCGGCGGCTGGTCGCCGGGGAACTGCGTGGCGCGACGATCCGGGGCGGTTACGCCGACCCGGCCGGGCACGAGGGCCTGCGTACCGCCGTCGCCCGGTACGTGGGGCTCGCCCGCGCGGTACGGGCCGCGCCGGAGGACGTCGTCGTCACCCAGGGCGCGCAGCAGGCGCTGGACCTGATCGCCCGGGTCGTGCTCGAACCGGGCGACCGGGTGGCGGTGGAGGATCCCGGCTATCCCCCTGCTCGGCGGCTGTTCGCCGGCCACGGCGCGCGGGTCGTGCCGGTGCCCGTCGACGACGAGGGGATCGACGTACGTGCGCTGCCCGGGGACGCGCGGCTGGTCTACGTCACCCCGTCCCACCAGTTCCCGCTGGGCGTCCGGATGTCACCGGCCCGGCGGGCGGCACTGCTGGACTGGGCGGCGACCCGGGACGCGGTGGTCGTCGAGGACGACTACGACACCGAGTTCCGCTTCTCGGCGCGCCCGCTGGATCCGCTGCAGACGCTGGACCGGGCCGGGAAGGTGGTGTACGTCGGCACGTTCTCCAAGACCCTGCTGCCCATGCTGCGCCTCGGTTTCCTGGTCGCCCCGGCGTCGCTGCGCCCCGCGCTGCTGGCCGCCCGGCAGCTCACCGACTGGCACGGCGACCACACCACGCAGGCCGCGCTGGCCCGGTTCATCGACTCCGGCGAGCTGCCCCGGCACATCCGCAAGGCGACCCGGGTCTACGCCGAGCGACGCGAGCTGATCGACGCCGCGCTGCGCTCCGACCTCGCCGACTGGCTCGACCCGGTGCCGTCCACAGCCGGCCTGCACCTGTGCGCGCGGCTGCGCCCGGAGGCCGGCGTCGACCTGCCGGCTGTCGTCGCCCGGGCGGCCGAGGTCGGCGTCACGGTACGCGAGATCGCCGGCTACCACGCGGGCCCGCCCGGCCCGGCCGGTCTGGTGCTCGGCTACGGCGCCGTCGCCACCGCCGACGTACCCGAAGGGCTCCGGTTGCTCGCGCGCAGCTTCCGCGGCTGA